Within Cucumis melo cultivar AY chromosome 4, USDA_Cmelo_AY_1.0, whole genome shotgun sequence, the genomic segment aaactattatagatatttttaaatatgacaaaataacaaaataaaaagaaaatgaaacttttttttttgtgtatttataaataagttTGGTCATTTTTGGTATATATGAAAGGAGTCTAAATTATAACATTGCAAAACACAtatttttaatcttttcatGACATTGTGTAATTTTAAatatcttatttttatttaatatagtcttgtattttaaaattcaaaattcaaaaattgaatccaataaaaacatgaaaagtgttgtttttagaatttatactgtttatttatttaacggaatctaaaatcattaaaatataattttaattttcaaccAAAAGACCAAATATggaattttctttcttcttttccctgaattgaattaaaaattaaagaaaaagaaaatcttaaaataCAAGAGAAAAATAAAGTAGCATTGACTTGATATTAATTTCTAACTTGAGCATAATTAAATACACATGAAAAATATCTTATGTCATTTCATGAGGTCCAAATAGAAATATTCTCTtactatataataaaaataaaacaaaggaCAAAAAAGTGATATGCAAAAATAACATATCTAACAAAGTATTATACACacacttttatatatatgtatgaaaATTAGAGATTGAATATTTCACTCTCCCAActatattaaacaaatttatttttaaatgaaaaataataaataatgaaaaacTTATGAATTTCACATATTAATCTATGGAAAATTCTTAtggatttaaaattttgaaaattatttataaaatatagtaaaaaaaaaactcaaatgtGTTAGGAAGAATTCGATAGATAAATTTGTTATATTCGgtaagtaattttttttatttttatttttgctatATGTGAGaataatgaaatgaaaagaaaatggaatagTGATTTTGAAAATATCAATAGTTGATATTTGATATTGATGTCTCATTTATGGATATATTGTTAATAGATATATTTTGGTCCATGcattctatttcttttcttttggtcATTTTATTTGAAATGTTTATTTTCATATCTGCATTTTCAATTCTTGTTCATTTTAATTTatgcaatttttaaaattttgttatcttttttaaagagagaaaatggaaatttactttttttcttttttctttttattcctaAGTATTGAATAATATGTGTATTTAGTCTcgaatttaaaaaatgtatattttaattCCGAATTTTTAAGATGTATATGTGTAGTGTCTCGTTTTAAAAAATCTctcaaataattttataattttattttaaataattatatgaaaatttaaatataagaactaaaaagtatattttattaGAAATCAAACTCACATATTCCTTAAATTTTGGGACTAAAAAGCATATTTTCAAAACTTCCccacaaaataaagaaatatgAAGAGAAAAATGTGAATGGAGGAATAAAAATAATGACTttgaaaaaattgtaaataccaaaatatatgttttgaaaatatatgATGGACTAAGATGGATCAAACGAAGGTGTTAAtttgaaatataataaattataaatttaagcAATTTGTTAGTAGCCGTAAATTATATTTACGTAAGTTTTAACATCCCCATCACCTGTAAgcttgaaatatatatatatatatatatatatatatatataaattcaacaagtgaaaatcaatattaaacgaaaaagaaatgatatttaagGGCTCAAATACAAGACTCCGTCAACACCTGTTCTGATATCATCTTAAATCACTAATTCAATCCAAAAGTTAGGTGAAGACAAGCAGTTCAATCATGTTATTGTTGGTTGCAATAgttcaaataaaacaaaaaattctcaagacatttttttctaaattgaaaattaagttGATTTTTATCTCTTCCAACAATTTGCATATTTCtagttgattttttttctttaatttttaaaccCTTGATAACAAATAGTAGGAGCGACTACTCTTCCGTCgaagtggtttttttttttttattacaaaaccAACCTCGAACCAACCATAGTCGGTCAGTAAATGTTCAAATAGATTTCGACATGGAATAAGGGTCGGTCTAACGGttaaaaatatgttttgaaTATCGACCATTTGAAATTTTTCACAAATAAAATTTGTGAGTGAAGGTGAGGTTGTAAGTAAATATTAAAAAGCAAAATGGACAAGACAAGCTTGAACATTTTATTTAAGTACAaaatgtttatattttaattacaaGTAAACCAAATTTAACTAAACAATTTGCAACTCAAAacccaaaatttcaattttctctTCAATGGACTGAAGAAGTTGTCTGTCTTCATTCAACAAAATCTTCATCATTCATATATCCTTCTCCAtgtgattttgattttgatgagCTTCACACCTCTTCAAAATTTCCTTCTTCCGCAACAAAATTCGTTAACGAACTCACTGAATTTATCATCATTTAATCAAATTGCCTCACCGGCGCCGGCGTCGGGAAGTTTTCTCAAGATGCTTTTTCTGTTCTGTTTATCTCGAGAAAAGAGCCTGATTCTTTTTTCAGTTTCCTCTCTCTTCTGATtctttttacctttttcttgtttttggtTCTCTGTATGTTTCTTTTCAAAAACCGAGTTTCTTGTCTTTTGTTGTTCTCTACACTCTTGCTCTTTATGCAGAGTGAAATGGATGCTTTCGTAAAGAGGCATTGCTTGTGGTTCTGTCTCTAATGGCTCGTCAAGGCGCTTATTCCGATGCTGGTTACTGCAGCAATGGTGAGAAGAAGAGTACGAGTCAGGTTCCACAGTTAGGTAATGCGATCTTCCATGATTTTCTTGGCATTAAGACTAAAGATGCTTCCGTACTTTTGGCCGCGAAGACGCCGGATGTAAGCTTCTCAGAGGCATCGACGCCGCCGTCGGCTTTGGCTTCATCCAGTGGCGGCCGTGGACTCATCTCCGCTGCCTCCGATCTTGCGTCTGGTCTGTTTAATTAACATTCATTATCTTCAATTTGCGTTTTTCTAGGTTATTTAGTGTTTGTTGGCTTTGTTTAATGATTTTCTTTAATTGCTTCTCCTTTTGGCTGAATGACTTCGATTtttctgttttccttttgttttgatGAATATTCCGATCGTTATCGTCTTCTGATAGTTTTCCGATTCTCATTGAGCGTGATTCTTcattttttgttacatttttttgaTTAGGCAGCTTTTGATTATAAAAAATTGATTATTATGTGTGAACTCGTCTTTTCTGTATAAAGTTGACTTCCGTGGTTTTATTCAAATTTTCTTCCTGCAACGTAGAATTTCTGTCTGCAACGCTCTTTCCTTTTGCTCTTTATGTCACTGTAAAGTGTAATGGTTTGTTTTCTTTGAGGTCACCATTGGTTTGAAGCTTTCTGAAAGACCTCTTTTCCATTTGGTTATCTCTTTTCGTTCtgttattttttaaactatATGCCATTCTGAAATGGAAACTACACTTATTTTTTCCTAGAATCTTTCTTTCCCTTTGTTAATTTCTTCCTACTCAGTCTAGAAGTCTCATTCAGCTTGTATATTTCTCCTTGAACCGAGTGTTGTGACGTGCATTTCttattttgtttcatttgtGAAGTTTGAACTGAACTTACTGATGTATGTAATTTTGAATCCTTACTGTGGCCTTTTGCTTTATCTTCAAGTGTCATCTCACATCTGTCTGATTTGAGCACTGAATTGTTATTTGATGTAAAATTTACTCTGTTCTTTCCTCACTTTTGATAGAAAATCAGGTTTGTGATTACCTTGAAGGGGTTCCATTCTATAGTCCAAGGAATGATATATCTGGACCTGAAAATGGTAACCGAATAGCTGGGATTAAACGCGGTAACCCAGATTCTGCTTTCATGGGACCATATAGAAACCAAATTCCTCATGTAAGCCTCTGACTCTCTTGAGAGTCGCATACAGTGAAGGTTTCGACAGCTTTTAGTTTCTTTAGTCATACTCACATGGGAGTGAAAAGGATTTTAATGGataatttgatataattttctttaatcGTGTATCAGATACTACAAAATGGAGCTGGTGGAGATCGACCAAGATACAACGATAATGAGGTGGTTTACAGTATGCAGCCACCACGAATTGCTTCTTCTTCCCTCACACAACATTCTCTTGGCACTAGATTCAATCCTAGTGTTTCCAAATGGGAGAGACCTATTCCATCAAACATGAGTTCTGCACTAAATTCTTCTCTTGGGAGTCAGTTTGTGCCTCGTGTTCATCAAATAGCTTCCAATTCTTCAAGGGAATTTAATGTTGCTCCTTCCAATATTTCTCAATCTGCTGCTGATGAAGGATCTAGAACTGGGATGAAAAGCCCTGGACTTTTAAGTAGCTTTAATGCTCGACATGATCGAAGACACTCATCTCAAATGTTGCTAAGTTGCGACAAGCAGAAGACCAAGACCGAAAGTTTGGCATACAAATCTTCTAACTCTTCAAGGTAGATTCCTGACTGCCGATCATTTTGAACAGCTTACATTTTCAATTGTCCTTCAACAATTAAGGTCTCAATTGATTGCCACTTGGTTTTTGAAAACTGTGTTTCCCCCCggttttcatctttctcaagtaaacatttaaatttttagtCAATTTCCAAAAACAAATACATGTTTTTCTATGCAATTCCCCCCGTCAAAacttattttgaattttgaaaacatttgtagaaaatagataacaaaACAAACAGACCTATAAGTGGAGTGGTGAACCGACCTAAGAGTGCTGTGTGTTTAAATATATTGTGACAGTCCGCAGGGTCTTGATTCTGACAACAGACAGATGACTATTTTCTACGGCGGTCAAGCTCATGTTTTTGATGATGTCCATCCAAACAAGGTATTTTTCCTATATGGCAAATGCTTCATTTGAAACCAATCTGGGTTTATAAGTATTCATTATACTATTATCATGTTTTCTTGGACTTTTGAACTGACAAGCTCCCCGTACATACTTCACAAAGATTTATCGACTTTGGCTTCAACAAATTTTCAATCAAATGGGCAATTGGAATATACTATCCGGCATACTTAATGGAGACTTAGCTATGATAAAGTTTTGAGTCAATTGAGTAAATGGCAACATACATTAGTATAAAGTACCATCTAATTACAAGTCAAGAAACGAATAAAATTTGCTCCACATCtacatctttttctttttatttttcttttttttttaaataagagTTTGTTCCATAACTTTGTTGGAGAAAATATCTCGTTTCTGAGTTTGTATATATTAGCAACTGACCAAGTTTTAGAAGGATGAATCATGTATGCATGTTTAATCTCCTAAATGAAAACGTTTTAGTTAAAATTTTAGGGTGCcgaataattttaattaattatacattaATCAGAAATTTCGttttgttgttaattaattatacattaATCTCAGTATTTGCTGCCGAATATTTTTCAGGCTGATATTATAATGGCCTTAGCTGGATCAAATGGGGGCTCTTGGTCAACAAATTTAGCACCTAAATTAAATGTAACTAGGGTACCTAGTGAGCAAGAATCAGCTAAAGATTATCATGGAAAGTTATATCATAGTTTGATATCCACCAGTCGAGGTGTTGGCGATACTCCGATACCGACACAAACAGGTGATTCTAACTTAAAAGAAGATTGGATTGCCTGAGTATGATTGTTAATATcaaaatatatttgtatatgCGATCATGGATTCTTACAGCTATCTATCAGGTTTTCAAGACTCGATAGTAAGATTTTACTTTCTTAAAAAGTTGTTTGCGAGTTTGCTGATGCAATCCTTTTCATTTAGGTTCATTTTAATGGCTTTTATACACAATAAATTACAAACCAAAACCAACATTCTGGCTGTAGCTGTAGGTGATCATCCACGCAGTGTTGCAGTGGAAGAGACCCGAAAACCTGTTCGTGCAGCAGATATCAATGCTGAACAGTACAAAGAAAGCTAAATCGTAAGATAACTGTTAGAACCAAATCTTATTGCCATTTTCATCTATCAGTTTTTTGTTTCTACAAATAACAGTGAATTGCTTTGTTAAGGCGACGACAACGGCTTTCTTTCCATCCCCATCCTGCCCTCGCCACCCTCGTGCCTTCTGTTTGCAGCAAGAGGTAATTAGCCAAAACTCAAGGGTAAAGAGATTTATAATAGAAGGTATTGTTGTTAAGTCCAGTTTTCATGAGCATTGTCGTTATTTATCTTTTTAGCAAATACAAAAACAGTCAATTGCTTGCTTAAGGGGATGGGGTTCGCTAATATTTGTTTGATGCATAAAAGAAGTTGGTTGCCTTCAAAGCGCTATAAAAATTTCCATATTATCTTATGTGAAGAGTAGTGGAAAATTAggttatacttttttttttttgcccctAATAAATAAGATGCAATGTCATGTCATGGATAGACTCTTTCTTTTTaagggtattttggtcatttcaATTTTGAGATTAATGGGTtctttgggtttttttttcttgctcTTTCCTATTTAAAAAACTCAATTCCCTCCGgcattgatttgatttttttttttacttttaacttttaaattttaattttatcgaCCCTAATTTCGTCGAGGTTGATTATTGGTCGGTTAGAGTAGGTTTTTCGACTAAAACTTCCACTAAATTGATTATGGTGTGTTTAGTAAAAAGTTCAAGTCGGCCTTGGCAGCTGAAGAATGAAAGTTGGTCATTGGTTTAgctctttgaatttttttttttttttaatttctgatttgagattttttgaaaCCGATACTGATCAACCCCTCTTATTCTCCTACCAATCGATTTTGGTTCGATTGGTTGGCTGGATTTATCGGTCTATCATGgttataagtttttttttaaaaaaaaaattaccaatAATTCAAGAGTTAAAAATGTGAGAATTCGAAATTTAAGGGAGAAAGTTGTTGTACCAAACTTGACCTAAATTACACATTTATggatttttattaatattttaattttagtacCGACTCTATTTATTGGGTTGAGAgtgtaaaatatttttaataatatctATACCCACACATCTCTTGATCATGTGGACTTTTTGATCTTCAACGCACATGTTGATGTCAGTTAAGCTACATTCATTTAAATAGTATTAACATGTATTGATGATTTATGTACATATTACATCTTGTACTTACATTACTTCCATGAGATCATGCAAATTACAAAATCCCAACTATTCTCTTCCACCGTTTAGAAATAACGAAAATTCTAACGATATCTCTCAAAGTTTTCATCTAAAACAAATTAGGAATTTGATTGTTGGGTGGGTGGgtgggtggggggggggggggggggggggaaggtTGTTGTGTGATTTGAGATGGAGAGTGCATTTCTTATTCCACTTTGTCATCCCTAATCAATTAGTACTTAATATTAAGAAATTGATAGGCCTACAATTAACATTGACAATCCAATTAGGTTAGGATATAGTAGTTGAGTTTATCTTACTATATAAGTTATGTACAAATACTATAAAATGTTACTATTATCGATCATGCacatttataaattatatacaTAGGTTTCAGATAAATGATATCCAAAAATTACATTCAATCCAATCCAATCCATATAGTTTGACTTGTGTTATTAACTCATTAGGGTTGGATTGGGTTAAAAAAATGATAGTCTTGTGTGTTAAAAAATGAAAGTCTTATGGGTTGTGTTGggtatatattatattatatattaaaaatttatcatattattttcgtgtatattttttcatgatttttagcaatattaaatttaattaaattattgattagttaaatattttatttgagttttttttaaaaaaatataacaaatcagcaaaatatttacatttacgatgtataaaacaattttgaaaatagaaaaaactcaCAAGCTCACAATTTAAAATACCAAAGTTAACTTAGTCAACACGCGATAAAAATTGGCCACACGCGCgtgatacacgatcatgtagattTTGATACATGATCTCGGGCAAATCAATGCCTCGGGATGAAAGGATTATTCTTTTGGTTATTGTATCTTGAACCTCAATGGCACTAAGATGGTCCAGGGATGAAAAAGTTTTGCCCTTATTTTATTCGATCTCGGGCATACGTTGCCTCGAGATTTCTCAAAATGAAAGACTTCTACCTTTAGTTATTCGATCTCGGATCTTAATTGCATCGAGATGGCTCATGATTAATAAATCGCAAGGAAGATATAAATCACAAGGGATATATGAATTTTTCGTGCATTATGgacttttattattttgttattacgggtcgtaaatattttgggtttttattacatttatgtaaattttttaatattatattcgTAAACTAATAAagtataatatataaataaagaagaTTTTTAGCAAAATGACGcatttatatttaaaagtataaaaaaaattgataaattttTGTATGTTGGGTCATTTTGCTAATAAACTAACAAATTAAAATTCTATAACCTTGTTATGTGTGATTATCAaaagttctatttttttttttactatattattGATCTTTCTAAGTAAAATTAGTggataaatatatatttttttaaaatatcgaCTACATTGATTGACTAACAAAGATGTATAAAACCACGAGTGTATATGAATATATTCCTAAATCTTTCCATGTGgacaaattacaaaaattacACATAAAGTATAGTAGTTAACGTGACTATGCTCTCAAACTTTCTATTAAAATTAACTAAAGTATAACTAATCTATcttgtaattttattattttttacaagTAGCTCAATACATTTTGAATGATTTATTCTCTCAAtattaaagaaattttttttgaatgatTTATTATCtcaatattaaagaaaaaaatttatccGCTAGTTTCATTTAGAAGTACTAATATCTCTAGTTAATTATGCAATAAGTTTATTTTAGTGTACCGCATTATAGTTGTATTTTTAGACGTTGCTATACTTCGGTAAAATGGAACTAAAATggttatatatttttaaaacatatttatactaatatttagataaattattttaaataaaaaaaattactataaATATCTTCgacatatagcaaaatgaaaAAGTATCAAAATGGATGGTTTCTATGCTTCTAATTATAAGTTCCTCATTTTTTgctatatatgtatgtataaagAACCATcttctttatttatatttttataaatttaaaataaaatatttaaataagtaatactttgaaaaatttttcataaatataacaaactattaagCCACGTGTAACaataaccattttttaaatattcctgTTTTCTTCTCATATTCgctttgtctttcttctttttcttttaaccaTCGGCTAACAAACAATAACCCTTTTTCTTTTAACcatctaaaggatcgtgtacgCGACAACGAGATTGACAGTATATTATagatatttttcattgtggaccataattttttttcgttttgaaAATTATTCGAGCTGgcgttttattatatttttcaaaagactCCCGACacatttataattaaatttaatatagtTAAAAAACATGAAAAGACAAGGTACCACATACtatgataattaattatataaaaaagtgttatatacataaaaagaaaagaaaagaaaagaaatgaaaacaatTGGTACGTGGGCCCACCTCAAATAAAACTTTCAAgacaaacttttctttttttaaggcAAAAGAATAACTCTATATTCTCCTTAGTTAAAAACCACAACTTTTCTCCCATATTTTGCTAAAACTACTTTCTTCCAATTTTAGTTCATTaacttttaaattcaaattgtgtGTCTAATTATTTGTATCATATATTCTTTCATAAAAATAATGTAATTATTAAttgcaaatttgaaattttaatgattGTCTAATACAAAGattaatttctaaatatttttttttcttttagtataagatttttaaatactaaattaaAAGTATACATAGGTACAAGATAAACCTAAGAGACTTGTTAAAGTTCAAATTggaaatttaaatatttattagttataagtttatagttttaaaaattagGAATTAAACTGTTACTAAATTGAATgtagttttaaaatattattaaagtaaatcacaaagaaaaaatttTACATGCGAACAAAATGAAGTTtgtatgtttttattttaaaaaattaaaaaccaaacaagtttaaaatttccaaaaagaaaaagaaattatatataaacTTGTACACAAAGGTAAAAAATGAAATTGTGtttaaatatatacaaatacaggAGTATATAATTAAGACTATAAAAATTGAGAGTAGGAGGAAACAACCTTGGCGAGAGGGACATGTGCACCCCATCCCGAATTCATGAATTTAGAAGTCAAGGGTAGAGCACTTCATCCAATTCCTCTTTCTCTCGACAAATATGTTTGAAGAGTATTAGAGAAAATAAGTTTCCACCATTACCTTACCTTCTTAAagatt encodes:
- the LOC103503802 gene encoding protein TIFY 8-like isoform X2 — its product is MARQGAYSDAGYCSNGEKKSTSQVPQLGNAIFHDFLGIKTKDASVLLAAKTPDVSFSEASTPPSALASSSGGRGLISAASDLASENQVCDYLEGVPFYSPRNDISGPENGNRIAGIKRGNPDSAFMGPYRNQIPHILQNGAGGDRPRYNDNEVVYSMQPPRIASSSLTQHSLGTRFNPSVSKWERPIPSNMSSALNSSLGSQFVPRVHQIASNSSREFNVAPSNISQSAADEGSRTGMKSPGLLSSFNARHDRRHSSQMLLSCDKQKTKTESLAYKSSNSSSPQGLDSDNRQMTIFYGGQAHVFDDVHPNKADIIMALAGSNGGSWSTNLAPKLNVTRVPSEQESAKDYHGKLYHSLISTSRGVGDTPIPTQTGDHPRSVAVEETRKPVRAADINAEQYKES
- the LOC103503802 gene encoding protein TIFY 8-like isoform X1, translating into MARQGAYSDAGYCSNGEKKSTSQVPQLGNAIFHDFLGIKTKDASVLLAAKTPDVSFSEASTPPSALASSSGGRGLISAASDLASENQVCDYLEGVPFYSPRNDISGPENGNRIAGIKRGNPDSAFMGPYRNQIPHILQNGAGGDRPRYNDNEVVYSMQPPRIASSSLTQHSLGTRFNPSVSKWERPIPSNMSSALNSSLGSQFVPRVHQIASNSSREFNVAPSNISQSAADEGSRTGMKSPGLLSSFNARHDRRHSSQMLLSCDKQKTKTESLAYKSSNSSSPQGLDSDNRQMTIFYGGQAHVFDDVHPNKADIIMALAGSNGGSWSTNLAPKLNVTRVPSEQESAKDYHGKLYHSLISTSRGVGDTPIPTQTAVGDHPRSVAVEETRKPVRAADINAEQYKES